From Mycobacterium cookii:
TGTTCGGCGCCACAGGCGATTTGGCTCGCCGCAAATTGCTGCCCGGCCTTCTGCACCTGAGTTGTTCGCAGCTCGCTCCGGAACTCCGGATCATCGGAACCTCCCTCGACGAACTCGACAGCGAGACATTTCGCAAGCAGGCGCAGAAAGCCTGCAGCGAGTTCGCGCATCACGAAGTGTCAGAGGAATTGGCGGAGCAGTTCATCGCCAACCTGACCTTCGTCTCACAGCAGGATGGTCCGGAGGCGCTGGCACGGGCGGTAGCCGAGCAGCGCGAAGTTCTCGGCGGCCAGGCTCCGTTGCTGCACTACCTGAGCGTGCCGCCGTCGGCGGTGATGCCGGTGATGGACATGCTGCAGAAAGCTGACCTGGTGGAGAACAGCCGGGTCATCATGGAAAAGCCGTTCGGTGTCGATCTGGCTAGCGCCCGCAAGCTGAATGAGGCCATCCACGAGCGTTTCGAAGAAGAGCAGATCTTCCGCATCGATCACTTCCTGGGCAAAGAAGCGGCGCAGAACATCCTCGCGTTTCGATTCGCCAACGGGCTGTTCGAGCCGATTTGGAACCGGAACTTCATCGACCACATCCAGATCGACGTGCCGGAGCGGCTGACGGTCGAGACCCGCGCCAAGTTCTACGAATCCGTCGGGGCGTTCAAAGACATGGTGGTCACCCACCTGTTCCAGATTCTGGCGTTCGTCGCGATGGAGCCGCCCACCGAGCTTGCGTCGGCGGCGATCAGCGACGAGAAGAACAAAGTGTTCCGCTCGATGCGTCCCCTTGATCCGAATCATGTGGTGCGCGGGCAATACCGGGGCTATCGCGACGAGCCCGGGGTGTCCGAAGAGTCGGATGCTGAAACCTTCATCGCCCTGCGATGCGAGATCGACAACTGGCGGTGGGCGGGCGTCCCGTTCTTCCTGCGCACCGGCAAGGGCCTCGCCGAAGGCCAGCGCATCATTTCGATCGCGTTCCACGAGCCGCCGCGAAGCATGTTCCCGCCCGGATCCGGTGTGGGATCGAAGGGTCCGGACCACCTGACCTTCGACCTCGCCGACGTATCGAAGATGTCGCTGTCGTTCTACGGCAAGCGGCCAGGGCCGGGTATGAAGCTGGACAAGCTCAGTTTGCAGTTCACCATGGAAGAGACCGGCCACGCCGGCGACGTGCTCGAGGCCTACGAGCGTCTGATTCTCGACGCCATGCGTGG
This genomic window contains:
- the zwf gene encoding glucose-6-phosphate dehydrogenase, whose protein sequence is MFGATGDLARRKLLPGLLHLSCSQLAPELRIIGTSLDELDSETFRKQAQKACSEFAHHEVSEELAEQFIANLTFVSQQDGPEALARAVAEQREVLGGQAPLLHYLSVPPSAVMPVMDMLQKADLVENSRVIMEKPFGVDLASARKLNEAIHERFEEEQIFRIDHFLGKEAAQNILAFRFANGLFEPIWNRNFIDHIQIDVPERLTVETRAKFYESVGAFKDMVVTHLFQILAFVAMEPPTELASAAISDEKNKVFRSMRPLDPNHVVRGQYRGYRDEPGVSEESDAETFIALRCEIDNWRWAGVPFFLRTGKGLAEGQRIISIAFHEPPRSMFPPGSGVGSKGPDHLTFDLADVSKMSLSFYGKRPGPGMKLDKLSLQFTMEETGHAGDVLEAYERLILDAMRGDRTLYNTAEGIERLWEVSAPLLEDPPPARTYDLDSWGPNAVHPLIAPRAWRLPFERGWRGKK